Proteins encoded within one genomic window of Guyparkeria hydrothermalis:
- a CDS encoding tyrosine-type recombinase/integrase encodes MAKTLHRLTARQVTAKSLPPGVHHDGGGLYLQNREHGHRSWLFRFTHDGKRHWMGLGSIEELPLAEAREQAAAFRAEVKRGINPMSKRRENYAATVSRTSRAMTFEKAMDRFLAAKSAQWSNDKHAKQWRSTLTQYALPKLGSMPVSEITTDDVLRVLEGQWLKKTETMNRVRGRIEKILDWATAAKHREGDNPARWRGNLKELLADPTTAKNEQHFAALPYDQVADFVGDLRGRAGMSAKAAEFVILTAARTTMVRGATWDEIDLEARVWTIPAERMKGRKNQRREHKIPLSDRAVEILESVRGDHPEIVFPSTTGRAMSENAMLALLKRMDRRDVTIHGFRSTFRDWAAETTHYPHEVVEMALAHTIKNKAEAAYRRGDLLEKRRALMQEWADYCQPAKEGLE; translated from the coding sequence ATGGCAAAGACACTCCACCGACTCACCGCTCGACAGGTGACAGCTAAAAGCCTACCACCGGGCGTTCACCATGACGGCGGCGGGCTCTACCTACAGAACCGCGAGCATGGACACCGCTCCTGGCTGTTCCGGTTCACTCACGACGGCAAGCGTCACTGGATGGGCCTCGGGTCGATCGAGGAGCTTCCGCTAGCTGAGGCACGCGAACAGGCCGCAGCCTTCCGTGCCGAGGTAAAACGCGGCATCAACCCCATGAGCAAGCGGCGAGAGAACTACGCCGCCACTGTCTCCCGCACCAGCCGCGCCATGACCTTCGAGAAGGCGATGGATCGTTTCCTCGCGGCCAAGTCGGCACAGTGGTCCAACGACAAGCACGCGAAACAGTGGCGCTCGACACTGACCCAGTACGCCCTGCCGAAGCTGGGAAGCATGCCGGTCTCCGAGATCACCACCGACGACGTGCTGCGCGTGCTCGAGGGCCAATGGCTCAAGAAAACCGAGACCATGAACCGCGTGCGCGGGCGGATCGAGAAGATCCTCGACTGGGCTACAGCGGCCAAGCATCGCGAGGGCGACAACCCGGCCCGGTGGCGCGGAAACCTTAAAGAGCTGCTGGCCGACCCGACCACAGCGAAAAACGAGCAGCACTTCGCCGCCCTGCCCTATGACCAGGTGGCCGATTTCGTGGGCGACCTTCGCGGGCGTGCCGGCATGTCAGCCAAGGCCGCCGAGTTCGTCATCCTCACGGCCGCACGCACAACGATGGTACGCGGCGCGACTTGGGACGAGATCGACCTAGAGGCCCGCGTCTGGACGATCCCCGCCGAGCGCATGAAGGGACGCAAGAACCAACGGCGCGAGCACAAGATCCCGCTATCCGACCGCGCCGTCGAGATCCTCGAGAGCGTCCGGGGCGATCATCCCGAGATCGTATTCCCGTCGACTACCGGCCGCGCCATGAGCGAGAACGCCATGCTTGCCCTGCTAAAGCGCATGGATCGGCGCGACGTGACCATTCACGGTTTCCGCTCGACCTTCCGCGACTGGGCAGCCGAAACGACCCACTACCCGCACGAGGTGGTCGAGATGGCGCTCGCCCACACCATCAAGAACAAGGCCGAAGCCGCCTACAGACGCGGCGACCTGCTCGAGAAGCGCCGGGCGCTGATGCAGGAATGGGCCGACTATTGCCAGCCAGCTAAGGAGGGCTTGGAATGA